A window of the Falco biarmicus isolate bFalBia1 chromosome 10, bFalBia1.pri, whole genome shotgun sequence genome harbors these coding sequences:
- the GSS gene encoding glutathione synthetase: protein MAAPWEDVLRNEPAIREAASVAVDAALLEGVLMRTEREPNASDVVNYAPFTLLPSAVPSALFEQAYAVQQDFNLLVDAISQNKEFLENTLASTIKVDDFTARLFRIHMQVLEEGLAQSVFLGINRSDYMFDCGVDGTPALKQIEINTIAASFGGLTSRTAAVHGRVLKVLGKTKEASRLLPNNPSKGLALGIAKAWELYGSQSAVVMFLVEEVQRNIFDQRCVENELWNRNIRVIRKRFRDVFEKGSLDDAKRLYMDGQEVAVVYYREGYVPKNYDQQNWEARLLLERSRAVKCPDIATQLAGTKKVQQELSRPGTLERLLPGRAEAVARIRATFAGLYSLDVGEEGDKIAATAIADPDRFVLKPQREGGGNNLYGEELRQVLEKIRDSPERTSYILMDKIKPQPTMNYLLRAHSPLQVSECISELGIFGVYVRQGKEMVMNEAAGHLLRTKAIEHADGGVAAGVAVLDTPYLV, encoded by the exons ATGGCTGCGCCGTGGGAGGACGTGCTGCGGAACGAGCCGGCCATCCGGGAGGCCGCGTCGGTGGCCGTGGATGCGGCGCTGCTGGAGGGCGTGCTGATGCGGACCGAGCGGGAGCCCAACGCGTCGGAT GTGGTGAATTATGCTCCCTTCACACTGCTCCCATCTGCAGTACCAAGTGCCCTGTTTGAACAAGCCTACGCTGTTCAGCAAGATTTTAACCTGCTGGTGGATGCTATTagtcaaaacaaagaattcCTAGAGAATACTCTGGCCAG CACCATCAAGGTGGATGACTTCACAGCTCGGCTCTTCAGAATCCACATGCAAGTTTTGGAGGAAGGCTTGGCTCAG TCTGTGTTTTTAGGCATAAACCGCTCCGATTACATGTTTGACTGTGGGGTGGATGGGACACCGGCTCTGAAGCAAATAGAAATAAACACCATTGCTGCCAGCTTTGGAGGCCTCACCTCCCGCACTGCGGCGGTCCATGG GCGGGTGTTAAAAGTGCTGGGAAAGACTAAGGAGGCATCACGCCTGCTGCCCAACAACCCATCGAAAGGGCTTGCCTTGGGTATTGCAAAAGCCTGGGAGCTCTACGGTTCTCAAAG TGCTGTGGTGATGTTTCTGGTGGAAGAAGTCCAAAGGAACATTTTTGATCAGCGATGTGTAGAAAATGAGCTTTGGAACAG GAACATTCGGGTCATCAGGAAGCGATTCAGAGATGTGTTTGAAAAGGGGTCTCTGGATGATGCCAAGAGGCTGTATAT GGACGGCCAGGAGGTAGCAGTGGTGTACTACAGAGAGGGCTACGTGCCAAAGAACTACGACCAGCAG AACTGGGAGGCACGGTTGTTGCTGGAGAGATCAAGGGCAGTGAAGTGCCCTGACATTGCTACCCAACTCGCAGGCACCAAGAaggtgcagcaggagctgagccGGCCAGGGACACTGGAGAGGTTACTGCCCGGCCGTGCCGAGGCTGTCGCCCGAATAAGAGCAACATTTGCTGGACTCTATTCCCTGGATGTG GGCGAAGAGGGTGACAAGATAGCTGCTACAGCTATTGCTGACCCCGACCGGTTTGTGCTGAAGCCACAGCGAGAAGGTGGAG GGAACAACCTCTACGGTGAAGAGCTCAGGCAGGTTCTGGAGAAGATCAGGGACAGCCCTGAGAGAACCTCCTACATCTTGATGGATAAGATCAAACCACAGCCAACAATGAATTACTTGCTGAGGGCTCACAGTCCCCTACAAGTGTCTGAATGTATCTCGGAGCTTGGTATTTTTGGTGTCTATGTCAG ACAGGGCAAGGAGATGGTGATGAACGAGGCTGCCGGCCACCTCCTGCGGACAAAGGCGATCGAGCATGCAGACGGCGGGGTAGCAGCTGGTGTGGCAGTGTTGGACACTCCTTACCTGGTGTGA
- the ACSS2 gene encoding acetyl-coenzyme A synthetase, cytoplasmic isoform X3 — protein sequence MEGNEPGDSAKITYSELLHKVCQFANVLRSQGVKKGDRVSIYMPMILELVVAMLACARIGALHSIVFAGFSADSLCERILDCGCSLLITADAFYRGDKLVNLKQIADEALQKCKDKGSPLKKCIVVKHLGREEVAVDGTCSKSPPLKRLCQDVQEKKTESSQRLHPKTPWNPATDVWWHELMSGASTECEPEWCDAEDELFILYTSGSTGKPKGVLHTVGGYMLFAATSFKYVFDYQPEDVYWCTADIGWITGHSYLTYGPLANGATSVLFEGVPTYPDIGRMWSIVDKYKVTKFYTAPTAVRLLMKHGEEPVKKHSRKSLKVLGSVGEPINPEAWLWYYRVVGEERCPIVDTFWQTETGGHMLTPLPAATPLKPGSATFPFFGVVPAILNESGEELEGEAEGYLVFKQPWPGMMRTLYGNHQQFETTYFKKFPGYYVTGDGCRRDKDGYYWITGRIDDMLNVSGHLLSTAEVESALLEHTAISEAAVVSHPHPLKGECLYCFVTLRDGHEFTKNLTDELKKQVREKIGPIATPDYIQYAPSLPKTRSGKITRRILRKIAKNDKDLGDISTLANPGIIKHLFNSRCDTTQ from the exons GGAAGGGAATGAACCTGGGGATTCCGCGAAAATAACATACAGCGAGTTGCTGCACAAAGTCTGTCAGTTCGCCAATGTCCTCCGCAGCCAAG GTGTGAAAAAAGGCGACCGAGTTTCCATCTACATGCCAATGATCTTGGAGCTGGTTGTAGCCATGCTGGCCTGCGCCAGGATTGGAGCTCTGCACTCCATTGTG TTTGCAGGTTTCTCGGCAGACTCTCTTTGCGAGCGAATTCTTGACTGCGGTTGTTCTCTCCTCATCACAGCAG ATGCCTTTTATCGAGGGGACAAGCTGGTCAACTTGAAGCAGATTGCAGATGAAGCCCTTCAGAAATGTAAAGACAA GGGCTCCCCTTTGAAAAAGTGCATCGTGGTGAAGCACTTGGGGAGGGAAGAGGTAGCAGTGGACGGGACATGCAGCAAATCTCCCCCTCTCAAAAGGCTGTGCCAGGATGTACAG gaaaaaaagactgagaGCTCACAGAGACTCCATCCCAAG ACTCCCTGGAACCCAGCCACGGACGTGTGGTGGCACGAGCTGATGAGTGGTGCCAGCACGGAGTGTGAGCCTGAGTGGTGCGACGCGGAGGACGAACTCTTCATCCTCTACACGAGTGGCTCAACTGGGAAACCCAAG GGTGTGCTGCATACAGTGGGTGGATACATGCTTTTTGCTGCCACCTCATTTAAATATGTGTTTGATTACCAACCGGAGGATGTCTACTGGTGCACAGCTGACATCGGGTGGATAACGGGCCATTCCTACCTCACTTACGGACCCTTGGCAAACGGGGCAACTAGTGTGTTG TTTGAAGGTGTCCCCACCTACCCGGACATCGGGCGAATGTGGAGCATCGTTGACAAGTACAAGGTGACTAAATTCTACACAGCCCCCACAGCCGTCCGGCTGCTGATGAAGCACGGGGAGGAGCCTGTCAAAAA gcacagcaggaaGTCTCTGAAGGTGCTGGGGAGCGTCGGCGAGCCCATCAACCCTGAAGCTTGGCTGTGGTACTACCGCGTGGTGGGAGAAGAGAGGTGCCCCATTGTGGACACGTTCTGGCAGACGGAGACA GGTGGCCACATGCTGACACCCCTCCCTGCCGCCACCCCTTTGAAGCCGGGCTCTGCT ACGTTCCCCTTCTTCGGTGTGGTCCCTGCTATCTTGAACGAGTCGGGGGAAGAgctggaaggagaagcagaaggctACCTG GTATTTAAGCAGCCCTGGCCAGGAATGATGCGCACACTGTACGGAAACCACCAGCAATTTGAAACCACGTACTTCAAGAAGTTCCCTGGGTACTATGTGACAGGCGATG GCTGCAGGAGAGATAAAGATGGCTATTACTGGATCACAGGGCGAATTGATGACATGTTGAATGTTTCTG GCCACTTGCTGAGCACTGCAGAGGTGGAGTCAGCCTTGCTTGAGCACACTGCCATCTCAGAGGCTGCGGTGGTCAGCCACCCGCACCCCCTGAAAGGCGAGTGCCTCTACTGCTTTGTGACCCTGAGAGATGGCCACGAGTTCACCAAGAACCTGACAGATGAGCTAAAAAAACAAG tcagAGAAAAAATTGGACCGATTGCAACACCTGATTACATCCAGTATGCGCCTAGCCTGCCCAAAACCCGCTCAG GAAAGATTACCAGACGGATATTAAGGAAGATCGCCAAAAATGACAAAGATCTGGGGGACATCTCCACCTTGGCAAACCCGGGCATcataaaacatcttttcaacAGCAGATGTGACACTACGCAGTAG